The genomic region CTGCGTCCGGCACGGGATCCACGCGGTCGTCGGCACCACGGGCTGGACCGACGAACGGCTCGCGCAGCTGAACACCTGGCTCTCCGGCTCCCCGGAGACCGGTGTGCTCATCGCGCCGAACTTCTCCATCGGCGCGGTCCTCACGATGAGGTTCGCGGAGCAGGCCGCCCGCTACTTCGAATCCGTCGAGGTCATCGAGCTGCACCACCCCGACAAGGCGGACGCACCCTCCGGCACGGCCACCCGCACCGCCCAGCTCATCGCCGCGGCCCGCGAGAAGGCCGGAGCGGCGCCGCAGCCGGATGCCACCGCCACCGCGCTGGACGGAGCCCGCGGCGCGGACGTCGACGGTGTCCCGGTCCACTCGGTCCGGCTCCGCGGTCTCCTCGCCCACCAGGAGGTCCTGCTGGGCGGCGAGGGCGAGACCCTCACCCTGCGCCATGACTCTCTGCACCACAGCAGCTTCATGCCGGGCATCCTGCTCGGCACCCGCCGCGTGGTGACCACTCCCGGCCTCACCTTCGGCCTGGAACACTTCCTCGACCTGAACTGACTGGGCCCAACCCCATGCGCGCAAAGCTCACCTACGTCGTCACCGCCGCCGTCCTGGTCTTCTACTTCGTCCTGGCCGGCAGCCGCGGCGTCCTGCTCATCGAGCACGGCACGCTGCTCACGGTCACCTTCGGCGTCGCGGTGCTGATCCTGCCGGTGATCGGCATCTGGTTCCTCTGGAAGAACACCCAGTTCGTACGCAGGGCCAACGCCCTGGCCGCCGAACTGGACGCGGAGGGCGGCCTCCCCGTCGACGAGCTGGTGCGCACACCCTCCGGGCGCATCGACCGCGACTCAGCCGACGCCGTCTTCGCGCGGCGCCGGGAGGAGACCGAGGACAGCCCGGACGACTGGCGCTGCTGGTTCCGGCTGGCGGTCGCCTATCAGGACGCGAGGGACACCCCACGCGCCCGTAAGGCGATGCAGCGCGCCATCGCCCTGCACACGAACAAGCCGGTACGCGCCTGACTGGCGCCGTACCGGCTTGTGAGGTGTCCTGGCGGCCCCGCGGGGGCCTTCGGGTCAGTGGGTGCGGTATTCGTCGCCCCAGGCCTCGATGGAGTCCGTGGCGCGCTCGAACGCCTCGGCGCGGGCGAGGAAGTCCGCGTTGTGGTCGGTGACCAGCGGCGCCAGAGACTCGCCGCCCTTACGCACCACGATCAGGGCCTGCCCCTGGACGGTGCGGGGGAGACCGAGCCACTTGACCGGCTGCTGCACCGTGCGTACGGCTGCGGCGTCGTTCCACCGGACGGTGGTCGTGAGGAAGAAGCCCACCCGGCGGACGCCGTGCCGGCTCACCCAGGCCCCGACCCGGAGCAAACGCAGCGCACACGCGATCATCACGGCGGCGAGCACGAAACACACGGTGGCACCGGAGAGTGATCCGGCGAACGTGATGATCATCGCGGCCAGCAGGACGAAGGACGCCAGCAGCAGCAGGGTGGCTGCCGCCGCGACCCGCCACGGGCCGGGGCGGTAGGGCCGCCGCCAGCTGTCATGGTCGTCGAACGGCAGCGCGATGTCCTCCGCTTCCGCGTCGAATACGCGGTCGGCCGTCAGGAAGGGCAGGGGCACGACTGATCCTCACTCACAAGCACGCTCGATTGCTGTGCCCGGTGAGGCTACCGAGCAGCCCCCCGGCCGACCACCCCAGGGGGCCCGTACGGGTCAGCGGTGCTGCGCGGCCTCGGACGTCTGGCTGTGCGACGGCGTCCGGTCGGTGTCGAGAGCGGGCAGGCCGAAGAGCAGCGAACCGGCGAAGCCGGCGATCAGGGTCAGCCCTACGAGGGAATGAGCGGCCAGCTGGGAGCGCGTGGCGCGCCGGCGGGGAGGCGGAGTGACATTACTGCGGAACCGGTCGGCCTCGGCAACGAACGAGAACGGGACGGATTCACGCCGGCGGAACATGAGGAAGCTCTCCTTGAACTCTGTGACGGGTGCTGCTAATGAGTCAGACGTACGAGAGGCCCTATCGGTGCCCCGAATCGCCGAACCCGTCCAAAAATTTCCCGCTGACGGAGGCCGTCGCCGAGGCCCGTAGAGTGGACGCCGCCCGAGCGACGCCATTGGAAGGACCCCCGCCGGTGACCGACACCCCCGAGCCCACGAAGGCCCACTTTCGCAGCGATGTCACCGTTGACCTGGTGAAATCAGCTGCCGGCGACTCCGACGTGCTGTTCGCAGCCCGCGTGTCGACGGCAGGGGAGCAGTCCCTGGAAGAGGTCGCCAAGGACCCCGAGCGCTCCAAGGGGCTCATCAACTATCTGATGCGGGACCGGCACGGCAGCCCGTTCGAGCACAACTCGATGACCTTCTTCATCAGTGCTCCGATCTTCGTGTTCCGTGAGTTCATGCGGCACCGCGTGGGCTGGTCGTACAACGAGGAATCGGGCCGTTACAGGGAGCTCGAGCCGGTCTTCTACGTCCCGGGTGAGTCCCGCAAGCTCATCCAGCAGGGCCGCCCCGGCAAGTACGAATTCGTCGAGGGAACCCCGGAGCAGCACGAGCTCACCAGCCGCGCCATGGAGGCGTCGTACCGCCAGGCGTACGACGCGTACCAGGAGATGCTCGCCGCCGGGGTCGCCCGCGAGGTCGCCCGAGCGGTGCTCCCCGTGGGCCTTTTCTCCACGATGTACGCCACCTGCAACGCGCGGTCCCTCATGCACTTCCTCGGCCTGCGCACGCAGCACGAGCTGGCCAAGGTGCCGTCCTTCCCGCAGCGCGAGATCGAGATGGTCGGCGAGCAGATGGAACAGCACTGGCAGAAGCTGATGCCGCTCACTCATGCCGCCTTCAACAAAAACGGACGGGTAGCCCCGTAGGCGGTGTCCGTATTGCGACGTTTCGTGAAGTTCATCTAGGCTGATCAAACGGACCCGGCACTGCTTGAACCCCCGAGCAGGCAGTGCCGGGCTCCTCTTCCTCGTCCCCCGAGGGAGCGCGGCGCTCCGAGCAACGAGTAGCGTGTTACCCATGGCTCCGATCTCCACTCCGCAGACCCCCTTCGGGAGGGTCCTCACCGCTATGGTCACGCCGTTCACGGCGGACGGCGCACTCGACCTCGACGGCGCCCAGCGGCTCGCCGCCCATCTGGTGGACGCAGGCAATGACGGCCTGGTCGTCAACGGCACCACGGGCGAGTCCCCGACCACCAGCGACGCGGAGAAAGACCAGCTCGTAAGGGCTGTGCTGGAAGCTGTAGGAGACCGGGCCCACGTCGTCGCCGGCGTCGGCACCAACGACACCCGGCACAGCATCGAGCTTGCCCGCACCGCCGAGCGCACCGGCGCCCACGGCCTCCTCGCGGTCACGCCGTACTACAACAAGCCGCCGCAGGAGGGCCTCCTCCGCCACTTCGGCGCCATCGCGGACTCCACGGACCTCCCGGTCATGCTGTACGACATTCCGGGCCGCAGTGGTGTGCCGATCGACACAGAGACGCTCGTACGCCTCGCCGAACACCCCAGGATCGTCGCCAACAAGGACGCCAAGGGAGATCTCGGCCGTTCCAGCTGGGCCATCGCCCAGTCCGGCCTCGCCTGGTACTCCGGCGACGACATGCTCAACCTCCCGCTCCTCTCGGTCGGTGCCGTCGGTTTCGTCTCCGTCGTCGGCCATGTCGCCACCCCGGAGCTGCGCGCGCTCATCGAGGCCCACCTCGGCGGTGACGTACAGAAGGCCACCGAGATCCACCAGAAGCTGCTCCCGGTCTTCACCGGGATGTTCCGCACCCAGGGCGTGATCACCACCAAGGCCGCGCTCACCCTGCAGGGCCTGCCCGCCGGTCCGCTGCGCCTCCCTCTGGTGGAACTCACCGCGCAGGAGACGGCCCAGCTCAAGATCGATCTGGCTGCCGGTGGGGTACAGCTCTAACCACGGACTTCACAACTGAATACGCGAGGACACTCGCGGCGGAAACACCACCTGACAACAGCAAGTGCACGAATGACATGCGCGCCACGTGCCCTCAGCGGTACGTGGCGCGCGTGGTAAGGAGAGTCTTTTGAGTCATCCGCATCCTGAACTCGGTACCCCGCCGAAGCTTCCCAAGGGCGGCCTGCGGGTCACCCCGCTGGGCGGCCTGGGCGAGATCGGCCGCAACATGACGGTCTTCGAGTACGGCGGCCGCCTGCTCATCGTCGACTGCGGTGTGCTCTTCCCGGAGGAGGAGCAGCCCGGCATCGACCTGATCCTTCCGGACTTCACCACCATCCGGGACCGCCTGGACGACGTCGAGGGCATCGTCCTCACGCACGGCCACGAGGACCACATCGGCGGCGTCCCCTACCTGCTCCGCCTGAAGCCGGACATCCCGCTCATCGGCTCCAAGCTGACTCTCGCGCTCATCGAGGCCAAGCTCCAGGAGCACCGGATCCGCCCCTACACCCTCGAGGTGACCGAGGGGCAGCGTGAGCGCATCGGCGTGTTCGACTGCGAGTTCATCGCGGTCAACCACTCCATCCCGGACGCTCTCGCCGTCGCCATCCGCA from Streptomyces sp. QL37 harbors:
- the dapB gene encoding 4-hydroxy-tetrahydrodipicolinate reductase, encoding MSKLRVAVLGAKGRIGSEAVRAVEAADDMELVAALGRGDSLETLTDSGAQAVVELTTPASVMDNLDFCVRHGIHAVVGTTGWTDERLAQLNTWLSGSPETGVLIAPNFSIGAVLTMRFAEQAARYFESVEVIELHHPDKADAPSGTATRTAQLIAAAREKAGAAPQPDATATALDGARGADVDGVPVHSVRLRGLLAHQEVLLGGEGETLTLRHDSLHHSSFMPGILLGTRRVVTTPGLTFGLEHFLDLN
- a CDS encoding tetratricopeptide repeat protein; this encodes MRAKLTYVVTAAVLVFYFVLAGSRGVLLIEHGTLLTVTFGVAVLILPVIGIWFLWKNTQFVRRANALAAELDAEGGLPVDELVRTPSGRIDRDSADAVFARRREETEDSPDDWRCWFRLAVAYQDARDTPRARKAMQRAIALHTNKPVRA
- the thyX gene encoding FAD-dependent thymidylate synthase, which encodes MTDTPEPTKAHFRSDVTVDLVKSAAGDSDVLFAARVSTAGEQSLEEVAKDPERSKGLINYLMRDRHGSPFEHNSMTFFISAPIFVFREFMRHRVGWSYNEESGRYRELEPVFYVPGESRKLIQQGRPGKYEFVEGTPEQHELTSRAMEASYRQAYDAYQEMLAAGVAREVARAVLPVGLFSTMYATCNARSLMHFLGLRTQHELAKVPSFPQREIEMVGEQMEQHWQKLMPLTHAAFNKNGRVAP
- the dapA gene encoding 4-hydroxy-tetrahydrodipicolinate synthase; its protein translation is MAPISTPQTPFGRVLTAMVTPFTADGALDLDGAQRLAAHLVDAGNDGLVVNGTTGESPTTSDAEKDQLVRAVLEAVGDRAHVVAGVGTNDTRHSIELARTAERTGAHGLLAVTPYYNKPPQEGLLRHFGAIADSTDLPVMLYDIPGRSGVPIDTETLVRLAEHPRIVANKDAKGDLGRSSWAIAQSGLAWYSGDDMLNLPLLSVGAVGFVSVVGHVATPELRALIEAHLGGDVQKATEIHQKLLPVFTGMFRTQGVITTKAALTLQGLPAGPLRLPLVELTAQETAQLKIDLAAGGVQL